The following proteins are co-located in the Brevibacillus laterosporus DSM 25 genome:
- the hflX gene encoding GTPase HflX has translation MSEWNKQQTAIVVGCLLDQRDEERMRLSMEELGELARTAGVEVLEVITQNRDRVDSAWYLGTGKIQEIAELAVSLDVDVVIFNDELSSSQNRNLEALFECRVIDRTQLILDIFASRANSREGKIQVELAQYSYLLPRLAGQGNQMSRLGGGIGTRGPGETKLETDRRHIRRRISELKQQLDDIVRTRQLHRERRKKNHVYQIALVGYTNAGKSTLLNNLTKADTLQEDKLFATLDPTTRQLALPSGKEVLLTDTVGFIQDLPTALIAAFRSTLEGVQEADLILHVVDCSHPDFEVHMEVVDKVLKDLEAESIPRLVVYNKADLLDSDKYLPHLEDSIQVSALSEQDLQRLLNRIEGIVLTGYESVELIIPMERGDVISMMHRAGLEMEQEFSEDGTAYHITIRIKPDEPMYGRLIPYMVNPPVINEEEW, from the coding sequence ATGAGTGAATGGAATAAACAACAAACAGCTATAGTAGTCGGTTGTCTATTAGATCAACGGGATGAAGAACGAATGCGATTGTCCATGGAGGAGTTGGGAGAGCTAGCACGTACGGCCGGTGTTGAAGTGCTAGAAGTTATCACCCAAAATCGAGATCGAGTAGATTCAGCTTGGTATCTAGGAACGGGTAAAATTCAGGAAATTGCTGAATTAGCAGTAAGTCTGGATGTGGATGTTGTCATTTTTAATGATGAATTATCTTCTAGCCAAAACCGTAATTTGGAGGCTTTATTTGAATGTCGAGTAATTGACCGTACACAGTTGATACTAGATATATTTGCGAGTAGAGCTAATTCACGAGAAGGTAAAATCCAAGTAGAGCTAGCGCAATATAGCTATTTACTACCCCGACTTGCCGGACAGGGAAACCAAATGTCCCGATTGGGTGGTGGAATTGGTACACGTGGTCCTGGTGAGACCAAATTGGAAACAGACCGCCGTCATATTCGTCGTCGAATTAGCGAGTTAAAGCAACAGTTAGATGATATCGTGCGGACTCGTCAGCTTCACCGTGAGCGTCGGAAGAAAAACCACGTGTACCAAATCGCGCTGGTTGGCTATACGAATGCAGGCAAATCTACCTTACTAAATAATTTAACAAAAGCGGACACATTGCAAGAGGATAAATTATTTGCTACGCTTGACCCAACCACACGTCAGCTGGCTTTGCCTAGTGGAAAGGAAGTACTGTTGACGGATACGGTTGGTTTTATTCAAGACCTACCGACAGCTCTGATTGCAGCTTTCCGTTCAACCTTAGAAGGGGTTCAAGAGGCAGATTTAATTTTACATGTGGTCGACTGCTCTCACCCTGACTTTGAAGTTCATATGGAAGTTGTAGATAAAGTCTTAAAGGATTTAGAAGCTGAAAGCATCCCACGATTAGTCGTATATAATAAGGCTGACTTGCTTGATTCTGACAAGTATCTACCGCATCTTGAAGATTCGATTCAGGTATCAGCATTGTCCGAGCAAGATTTACAACGTCTGTTAAATAGAATAGAAGGAATTGTATTGACGGGATATGAGAGTGTTGAGCTGATTATTCCGATGGAACGTGGAGATGTGATTTCCATGATGCATCGAGCTGGATTGGAAATGGAGCAGGAATTCTCCGAAGATGGCACCGCTTATCATATTACGATACGTATTAAGCCAGATGAGCCAATGTATGGTCGCTTGATTCCATATATGGTAAATCCACCAGTTATCAACGAAGAGGAATGGTAA
- a CDS encoding AAA family ATPase: protein MKQAATMTKTVVTESPESPHRIQFVFHHPVVQPLKEPEPLADTVRSTANDQIKSVINELEKMIGLDEAKLVMYEIYALLRTNRERAKHQLKTEQQVYHMVFKGSPGTGKTTVARIFGKVLKEMGILSKGHLIEVERADLVGEFIGHTAQKTRDLIKKALGGILFVDEAYSLARGGEKDFGKEAVDCLTKAMEDHKNEFICILAGYTEEMDEFLHINPGLPSRFPIQIHFTDYEVEELMEIASIMVEEKQYVLTSTAKEKMKQHLIHLLSDPFLESFSNARYIRNLLEKAIRAQAMRLLKSSNPSKEELMNIRSEDLQVSNPFLN from the coding sequence ATGAAACAGGCTGCGACCATGACCAAAACGGTCGTTACAGAATCGCCGGAATCACCACATCGAATTCAATTTGTGTTTCATCATCCGGTGGTACAGCCGCTAAAGGAACCAGAGCCATTGGCAGACACGGTACGCTCTACAGCTAATGATCAAATCAAATCAGTTATTAATGAGCTGGAAAAAATGATTGGATTAGATGAGGCAAAGCTTGTCATGTACGAGATTTATGCTCTCCTTAGAACGAACCGTGAACGAGCAAAGCATCAATTAAAGACAGAACAACAAGTATATCATATGGTATTTAAAGGTAGTCCAGGAACAGGAAAGACTACTGTGGCCCGGATTTTTGGAAAGGTACTCAAAGAGATGGGAATATTAAGCAAGGGGCATTTAATTGAGGTGGAGCGAGCCGATCTGGTGGGAGAGTTCATCGGACATACAGCACAGAAAACACGAGATTTAATAAAAAAAGCTTTGGGTGGTATCCTGTTTGTGGATGAGGCTTATTCGTTAGCACGCGGAGGAGAAAAGGATTTTGGCAAGGAAGCAGTGGATTGTCTAACAAAGGCGATGGAAGATCATAAAAATGAATTTATTTGCATTTTGGCAGGGTACACAGAGGAGATGGATGAGTTTCTACACATTAATCCAGGTCTACCTTCGCGCTTTCCCATCCAGATTCATTTTACTGATTATGAGGTGGAGGAGTTAATGGAGATTGCTTCTATTATGGTCGAGGAAAAACAATATGTGCTCACCTCTACGGCAAAAGAAAAAATGAAACAACATCTGATCCATCTACTATCCGATCCTTTTTTGGAGTCATTTAGCAATGCTCGTTACATACGGAATTTGCTGGAGAAAGCAATTCGAGCACAAGCTATGCGTTTATTAAAGAGCTCTAATCCAAGCAAGGAAGAATTAATGAACATACGGTCAGAAGACTTACAGGTAAGTAATCCGTTTTTGAACTGA
- a CDS encoding AraC family transcriptional regulator, with protein sequence MDMLLEWKNSGFRLFTLQQGESDELHDHGNYLQVSMPLDNEVEIQWNKRYQRVASGQRLLVQPDEQHRHLATYGPATIMLVSLQCDFLQEVWENEQPARAKHSLEYTSLSTEIVPLFQQTVQRAFQRSLFEPMDELLQMEQEWEVARLFLTLHSKNNTCTELKVTSLYEHPGVKRAIDYMHDEFKHPLTLEEIAGIAGSSKYHFIHQFKKNKRMTPGQYLQQLRIKEAAYLLRTTDWEITRIAFEAGFGSVSSFQRVWKQQYGVSASDFRKNV encoded by the coding sequence ATGGATATGCTTCTAGAATGGAAAAACAGTGGTTTTCGACTGTTTACCTTGCAACAAGGTGAAAGCGATGAATTACATGATCATGGCAATTACTTGCAAGTAAGCATGCCGCTCGACAACGAGGTAGAGATTCAATGGAATAAACGATACCAAAGAGTGGCTTCTGGGCAAAGGCTGTTGGTACAACCAGATGAACAACATCGCCATCTTGCTACTTATGGTCCTGCTACTATTATGTTAGTTAGCTTACAGTGTGATTTTTTACAAGAAGTTTGGGAAAATGAACAGCCTGCAAGAGCAAAACATTCACTTGAATACACAAGTTTATCTACGGAGATTGTCCCCCTTTTTCAGCAAACCGTCCAACGTGCTTTTCAGCGATCGTTGTTTGAGCCGATGGATGAATTGCTTCAAATGGAGCAGGAGTGGGAGGTAGCAAGACTATTCCTTACCCTTCATTCAAAAAATAATACATGCACTGAGCTTAAAGTGACCTCACTGTATGAACATCCAGGAGTCAAAAGAGCGATTGACTATATGCATGATGAATTTAAACACCCCTTAACGCTTGAAGAGATAGCAGGTATCGCTGGTAGTAGTAAATATCATTTTATTCATCAGTTTAAAAAAAATAAAAGAATGACACCTGGACAATATCTGCAACAATTACGAATAAAAGAGGCAGCTTATTTACTACGTACAACTGATTGGGAAATCACACGAATTGCTTTTGAAGCTGGGTTTGGTAGTGTCAGCTCATTTCAACGCGTATGGAAGCAACAATATGGAGTTTCAGCTAGCGATTTTAGAAAAAATGTGTAA
- a CDS encoding sigma-70 family RNA polymerase sigma factor — protein sequence MEKAEIALTMSKEIIFESLMHEYGQKILNMVYLMIKDQKIAEDITQETFMKAYMNWDCFRGESEPKTWLYRIAINETKKYVRSWSFRTIFSKLTLQSQQQAQNKVTDDTESVFFKQNRATELKKLVMSLSPDYRQVIILRYYQELEMKEIAFIMQMKEEAVRKRLSRARQQIKQMLESRGESWV from the coding sequence TTGGAAAAAGCGGAAATCGCTTTAACGATGTCTAAAGAGATTATTTTCGAGTCTCTTATGCATGAATATGGCCAAAAGATTTTAAATATGGTGTATCTCATGATAAAAGACCAAAAGATTGCAGAGGACATTACACAGGAAACGTTTATGAAGGCTTACATGAATTGGGATTGTTTTAGAGGGGAATCAGAGCCTAAGACATGGTTGTATCGAATTGCGATCAATGAAACGAAGAAGTATGTCCGTTCCTGGTCGTTTCGAACGATTTTTTCAAAGCTTACCTTGCAAAGTCAACAACAAGCGCAAAATAAGGTAACGGATGATACGGAAAGTGTATTTTTTAAGCAAAATCGAGCAACTGAATTAAAAAAGCTGGTAATGTCTTTGTCCCCAGATTATCGCCAAGTCATTATTTTACGTTATTATCAAGAGCTGGAAATGAAAGAAATAGCATTTATTATGCAGATGAAAGAAGAGGCAGTACGGAAAAGACTTTCGCGTGCTCGTCAACAGATCAAGCAGATGCTGGAAAGTAGGGGAGAGTCATGGGTGTAG
- a CDS encoding YcdB/YcdC domain-containing protein, which translates to MIDTIDNSDRYDIYMKEKKKEKGEGWSAEIRIDRTSGELEKLDVLGEERIRATKSVLIQRGTAILQEMLGEKSNEYKQIGLDRSISFQRFVNKIPVSGDYIGIDINEKGELDGYWRQGSLDSFVDKAAFPLPSKVIPSHELGDYLQKYIKLRYVEHFDPKNDRPILEYTPGILDMYNFDAITGKPIYHTYYDYDPPTLIQMDPPNKPVIARTQQEAELLIKREYEIKGPLKVYSNNWDDHKQRKKENEAVYQFGERGEYTVFTELSSGRVLQITKDTPKAKGKISKENAKEKAIRFLEKYLDSWDKEVQLTYSNEDEYSYKFRFFKSYQGIPVLPTVDSYISYSVKIDSATGEGISFIKDSIEKPYVPNKQVKLPDRNAIMSTKVGASEWLRHNPVKLVYEFVGGGKDPRLVYQLVEKRVDKNVFIDATTGKAVLVDR; encoded by the coding sequence GTGATAGATACGATAGATAATAGTGATAGATACGATATTTATATGAAAGAAAAGAAAAAAGAAAAAGGTGAGGGATGGTCAGCAGAAATTCGGATCGATCGGACGAGTGGAGAGTTGGAAAAACTCGACGTATTAGGAGAGGAGAGGATCAGGGCAACAAAATCTGTTCTTATACAAAGGGGAACTGCCATTCTCCAAGAGATGCTAGGAGAAAAGAGTAATGAGTATAAGCAAATTGGGTTAGATAGATCAATTAGTTTCCAGCGATTTGTTAATAAAATTCCTGTATCGGGAGATTACATCGGGATTGATATTAATGAAAAAGGCGAGTTAGATGGGTATTGGAGACAGGGTAGTTTAGATTCTTTTGTAGATAAAGCAGCTTTTCCGCTTCCATCAAAAGTAATTCCTTCACATGAATTAGGGGATTATTTACAAAAATATATAAAATTAAGGTATGTAGAACATTTTGATCCGAAAAACGACCGCCCGATTCTAGAATACACACCAGGTATCCTGGATATGTATAATTTCGACGCAATAACGGGTAAACCGATCTATCATACATACTACGATTATGATCCTCCGACCTTGATTCAAATGGATCCACCGAATAAGCCTGTAATTGCACGCACTCAACAAGAAGCAGAGCTACTCATTAAACGGGAGTATGAAATAAAGGGGCCATTAAAAGTCTATTCAAATAATTGGGATGATCATAAACAACGTAAGAAAGAGAACGAGGCGGTTTATCAATTTGGAGAAAGGGGTGAATATACGGTTTTCACTGAATTAAGTTCTGGGCGTGTCTTACAAATTACCAAGGATACTCCTAAAGCGAAAGGGAAAATTTCTAAAGAGAATGCTAAAGAGAAAGCGATTCGTTTTCTGGAGAAATACCTTGATTCCTGGGACAAGGAAGTACAACTCACATACAGTAATGAGGATGAATACTCATATAAATTCCGTTTCTTTAAAAGCTATCAAGGCATTCCGGTTCTACCGACGGTTGATTCATATATCAGCTATTCGGTTAAAATAGATTCAGCTACAGGAGAAGGAATCTCATTTATAAAAGATTCAATTGAAAAACCTTATGTACCTAATAAGCAAGTCAAGCTCCCGGATCGAAATGCTATTATGTCAACGAAAGTGGGAGCTAGTGAGTGGCTTCGTCATAATCCAGTAAAGCTAGTGTATGAGTTTGTAGGTGGGGGAAAGGACCCTAGGTTGGTGTACCAACTTGTGGAAAAAAGGGTAGATAAAAATGTTTTTATTGATGCGACCACAGGTAAAGCCGTTTTAGTTGACAGATAG